GAGACACCCGGAGCAAAGCCTTTCATCAATTCGGGATACAAAGCCACCGACCTTGATCTGATCACGTGCCAGTACGGTCAGGGCTCTGGATGCAGCAGCCTTGGCCTGTGCGATGCTTTCGTCTATCGGCTTGGGATAATGGGCCATGCCGCAGAGAAAGACCCCGTCGGTAGCAAACTCAACCGGTTTCAGCTTCTGATGGGCTTCAAGAAGCCAGCCGTCCCCGTCGGTCGGCACCTTAAACATTTGGGCAAAATTCTTATCCTGGTTGGAGACGATGGCCGTGGCCAGACAGAGGATATCCGCTTCGACTTCCAGTTGGCGGCCGATCATTCTGTCCTCAAATGTCACCGTGACCTGCTGGTCTTTCTGTACAACCACCGGCTTGTGCTCCGGTGAGTACCTGAAAAACAGGATGCCCATTTCTCTGGCCTTGCGATAGAGGTCTTCTCTTTTTCCATAGGTCCGAATATCCCGATACAGTATGTAAACATTCATGTCCGGATTTCGCTTTTTCAGTGAAACGGCGCTTTTGATGGTATGGGTGCAGCAGACCTTCGAACAGTAGGGATGCTCTTCGTTCCTGGATCCGACACATTGTATGAACACAACCTGTTGGGCGTTTTCCAGACGCGGGTCGTTGTTTTTGAACAGTTCGTCCATCTCCAGGTGCGTCATTACGGCTGCGTGTTTTCCGTATAGATACTCGTCCGGTTTATACTCCGTTGCGCCCGTGGCCAGTATGGCCACGCCATGTTCGATGGTTGACGGAGAGCCCCCGTTGGATATGGTGGTCTTGAAGTTGCCCACAAACCCGTCTACGGCGTCAATCGAAGTCCCCAGATGAAGGGTGATGGATGAATTGGATTCGACCTGCTGAATCAATTGTTTAACGAATTCACCGATATTTTCGTCTTTATAGGTATGATCAAGCCTTCTGGCGTTTCCACCGAGGACTTCCGATTTTTCGATGAGATGAACCGGATAGCCATGCTCTGCAAGAGAAAGGGCTGCGGTCATGCCTGCCAGGCCGGCACCGGCTACCAGAGCGCTGCGGCTTACCGACAGATCCGTTTCCCACAGCGGGTTCAAAAGGGCTGATTTGGCCACCGCCATTTTTACCAGGGTTTTGGCCTTTTCCGTGGCTGCATCCGGATCATCGGCATGGACCCAGGAATCGTGGTTGCGAATGTTGGCCATTTCAACCAGATACTTATTTAATCCGGCGCTGATCAGTGTTTCCTGGAAAAGCTCCTCGTGGGTGCGAGGCGTACAGGCTGCAATCACAATCCGGTTTAAGTTATTTTCCCGAATAACCTGGGATATTTTGTCCTGGGTATCCTGGCTGCAGGTAAACAGGTTTTCTTCCACATAAACGACTCCGGGCAAAGTTTCCGCATATTTCACCACTTCCGGTACCCGAACGATGCCGCCGATATTGATGCCGCAGTTGCACACAAACACACCGATTCTCGGCCTGATGCGTCCCACATCTTTTTCCGGCGGAATTTCAAGGGTCTTGGTGCGAGTGTCCCGGGCAGATGCCAGCTTTTCGGTCGCCGCACAGGCCGAGGCGCTGGCTTCCATCACCGACTGGGGAATATCCTTGGGCCCGGTGAACGCGCCGCAGGCGTAAATCCCCGGCAGCGTGGTCGATACAGGTGTGAAAGAGCTTGACTCGATAAAACCGTATTGATCGAGGCCGATGCCGATTCGGTTGGAAAGCGCCTTTACATCGGGTGGGATCTCCAGTCCGGTGGACAAAACAACCATATCAAAGGTTTCCGTTTTTAGCGTTCCGTCCTCTTCCACATATCGAAG
This is a stretch of genomic DNA from Thermodesulfobacteriota bacterium. It encodes these proteins:
- a CDS encoding FAD-dependent oxidoreductase, with protein sequence MSNTHIKKDLQGAVLVVGGGIAGMQAALDMANAGFFVYLVEKSPAIGGAMAQLDKTFPTNDCSMUILAPKLVEVGRHINIELLTLAELGEISGEEGDFSVTIVQHPRYVDTDKCIACGMCAEKCPKKVDDVYNEKLIKRKAIYVPYSQAVPLKYAIDADNCIYLQKGKCRACEKFCPSGAINFDDTEKTISLNVGSIILAPGFKSFDPALADNYGYCNRPDVVTSLEFERILSATGPYGGHLLRPSSKQTKKQTEKHPSKIAWLQCVGSREANRCGNGYCSSVCCMYAVKQAIMAKEHAGEPLDCAIFYMDMRTQGKDFDRYYEKARYSGVRFIPSRIHTVEPVPGTDDLQLRYVEEDGTLKTETFDMVVLSTGLEIPPDVKALSNRIGIGLDQYGFIESSSFTPVSTTLPGIYACGAFTGPKDIPQSVMEASASACAATEKLASARDTRTKTLEIPPEKDVGRIRPRIGVFVCNCGINIGGIVRVPEVVKYAETLPGVVYVEENLFTCSQDTQDKISQVIRENNLNRIVIAACTPRTHEELFQETLISAGLNKYLVEMANIRNHDSWVHADDPDAATEKAKTLVKMAVAKSALLNPLWETDLSVSRSALVAGAGLAGMTAALSLAEHGYPVHLIEKSEVLGGNARRLDHTYKDENIGEFVKQLIQQVESNSSITLHLGTSIDAVDGFVGNFKTTISNGGSPSTIEHGVAILATGATEYKPDEYLYGKHAAVMTHLEMDELFKNNDPRLENAQQVVFIQCVGSRNEEHPYCSKVCCTHTIKSAVSLKKRNPDMNVYILYRDIRTYGKREDLYRKAREMGILFFRYSPEHKPVVVQKDQQVTVTFEDRMIGRQLEVEADILCLATAIVSNQDKNFAQMFKVPTDGDGWLLEAHQKLKPVEFATDGVFLCGMAHYPKPIDESIAQAKAAASRALTVLARDQIKVGGFVSRIDERLCSGCLGCIHVCPYGAIDFDSEKKVAQVNEALCKGCGACAAACPSEAVVLMGFNNQQIYAQIQSRLSA